From a region of the Kiritimatiellales bacterium genome:
- a CDS encoding carbon starvation CstA family protein, with product MLFAVFFSGCILFALAYRFYGRFLSKEMDLDDGRPTPANTMRDGVDYVASPDPVLFGHHFSTIAGAGPILGPIIAALAFGWVPAVLWIVIGTILIGGVHDFSVMVASIRNCGRSIGRIGRDFLSPTAYYLLLLFILLTLIYVIIVFMDITADTFIPSAGAVAAGGEQLVHEMQQGGAVASASVIYVALAVLFGLCIYKLKLSVKLGSLIFVPLVFAGLWFGSIFPLTADLIPAVAGSVKNFWSIMLCIYCLFAAMLPVWVLLQPRDYLASFLLYACLTGGVAGLVAAGISGNAALNYPAFITLYDANLGWIFPALFITIACGAVSGFHSIVASGTSAKQLSKERSALRIGYGSMLVESVLALLAVATVMIIAGSAPAGETPVVTFGKGLGIFGETLGVPAAFTRTFAMLAVSTFLLTTLDSCTRLARFLFEEMTGIGNSVFKRFISTVTVLILPVIMIFQKFPGPDGTSIPAWQAIWPVFGACNQLLAALALLIVYLWLRHSGKRAVYILLPMIFMFITTLTALLQMAWKNLMVKDAGGFDVRWISGGVSLLLAVIAMIVLIDSARMYKKPAQNSLSS from the coding sequence ATGCTGTTCGCTGTATTTTTTTCAGGCTGCATTCTGTTTGCGCTGGCGTACCGTTTTTACGGCCGGTTTCTATCGAAAGAAATGGATCTGGATGACGGCCGTCCGACGCCGGCGAATACAATGCGCGATGGTGTCGATTATGTTGCATCGCCTGACCCAGTGCTGTTCGGTCATCATTTCAGTACCATCGCCGGCGCCGGACCGATTCTCGGTCCGATTATTGCGGCGCTCGCTTTCGGCTGGGTTCCGGCGGTACTGTGGATCGTCATCGGCACCATTCTGATCGGCGGCGTACATGATTTTTCAGTGATGGTTGCGAGCATCCGTAATTGCGGGCGGTCGATCGGTCGCATCGGTCGCGATTTTCTCAGTCCGACAGCCTATTATCTTCTTTTGCTCTTTATTCTGCTGACGCTTATTTATGTGATCATCGTTTTTATGGATATCACGGCGGACACCTTCATTCCGTCTGCCGGTGCGGTTGCCGCCGGCGGCGAGCAGCTTGTGCACGAAATGCAGCAGGGCGGGGCGGTGGCTTCGGCATCCGTTATTTATGTTGCACTGGCGGTATTGTTCGGGCTGTGTATTTATAAACTGAAGCTTTCTGTAAAACTTGGATCCTTGATTTTTGTTCCGCTCGTATTTGCCGGATTATGGTTCGGCAGTATATTCCCCCTGACGGCGGATTTGATTCCGGCAGTCGCCGGATCGGTAAAAAATTTCTGGTCTATCATGCTCTGCATTTACTGTCTGTTCGCCGCAATGCTGCCGGTCTGGGTTCTGCTTCAGCCGCGCGACTATCTCGCATCGTTTCTACTGTACGCCTGCTTAACCGGCGGTGTTGCCGGACTGGTCGCCGCCGGAATTTCCGGCAATGCCGCTTTAAATTATCCGGCGTTTATCACGCTTTACGATGCCAACCTCGGCTGGATTTTTCCGGCGCTTTTCATTACCATCGCCTGCGGCGCGGTCAGCGGATTCCATTCCATTGTCGCATCCGGTACCTCGGCCAAACAGCTTAGCAAAGAACGCAGTGCTCTGCGCATCGGCTACGGTTCTATGCTCGTCGAAAGCGTCCTCGCGCTGCTCGCTGTTGCTACCGTCATGATCATCGCCGGCAGCGCACCGGCAGGTGAAACACCGGTGGTCACATTCGGTAAAGGGCTCGGGATATTCGGCGAAACGCTTGGAGTTCCGGCAGCATTCACACGCACGTTTGCTATGCTCGCTGTCAGCACATTTTTGTTAACCACACTTGATTCCTGCACGCGTCTCGCTCGCTTCCTGTTTGAAGAAATGACCGGTATCGGCAACAGCGTATTTAAACGCTTTATCTCCACCGTTACCGTACTGATTCTGCCGGTCATCATGATTTTTCAGAAATTCCCCGGTCCGGATGGAACTTCGATTCCGGCGTGGCAGGCGATCTGGCCGGTATTCGGCGCATGCAATCAACTGCTTGCTGCACTTGCGCTGCTCATCGTCTATCTCTGGCTGCGCCATTCCGGCAAACGCGCTGTCTATATTCTGCTGCCCATGATCTTTATGTTCATCACCACACTCACCGCACTCCTCCAAATGGCATGGAAAAATCTGATGGTGAAAGATGCCGGCGGTTTTGATGTTCGCTGGATCAGCGGCGGCGTCAGTCTGCTGCTCGCCGTTATCGCGATGATCGTACTCATTGACAGCGCACGCATGTATAAAAAACCGGCGCAGAATTCGCTCTCTTCATAG
- a CDS encoding endonuclease/exonuclease/phosphatase family protein has translation MKKLSEWIYKICVLMLISITLATVFGFFGARSWLLDLFSHFRVQYFQLCLAVILITLWQRKYRAAVIAIAVACLNYAFVLPYYFGKPAPVNTPVARAMLINLNASNGSAEAVLETVTAAAPDILLLLEVTPDQNEKNARLNAQFSYRIGEPQSGFLGILLLSKYPLSHEKIIYSGNAGIPTVVANIHLPRGEVAVIGTHLPPPLGAKLSVLRDWLLVQLAHLAAAQKTPVLLIGDLNITPWSPHFSNLLKTGGLKNSMRGFGFQPTWPAPVPFIKIPLDHALHSPEIKIQTRQIGLPAGSDHFPLIVDFSL, from the coding sequence ATGAAAAAGCTGTCAGAATGGATTTATAAAATCTGCGTGCTGATGTTAATCAGCATTACCCTGGCCACAGTGTTCGGATTTTTCGGCGCACGGTCCTGGCTGCTTGATCTGTTCTCTCATTTCCGTGTACAGTATTTTCAACTCTGTTTGGCAGTCATTCTCATCACGCTGTGGCAGCGGAAATATCGCGCAGCAGTCATCGCGATTGCTGTTGCATGTTTAAACTACGCATTTGTGCTGCCATATTATTTCGGGAAACCGGCGCCGGTGAACACGCCGGTTGCGCGTGCCATGCTCATAAATCTAAACGCCTCAAACGGCAGTGCAGAAGCTGTTTTAGAAACTGTGACGGCTGCCGCTCCGGATATCCTCCTTTTGCTGGAAGTCACGCCGGATCAAAATGAAAAAAATGCCCGGCTGAATGCACAGTTTAGTTACCGGATCGGCGAGCCGCAGAGCGGATTTCTGGGAATTTTACTGCTCAGCAAATATCCGCTTTCACATGAAAAAATTATTTATTCCGGCAACGCCGGGATTCCAACAGTTGTTGCAAACATACATTTGCCGCGCGGTGAAGTTGCTGTAATCGGAACGCACCTGCCGCCGCCGCTGGGAGCAAAATTATCGGTGTTGCGCGATTGGCTGTTGGTTCAACTCGCGCATCTGGCGGCGGCACAGAAGACGCCGGTATTACTGATCGGCGATTTAAATATCACGCCGTGGTCACCGCACTTTTCAAATCTGCTGAAAACCGGCGGACTGAAAAACAGTATGCGGGGTTTCGGATTTCAACCGACCTGGCCGGCGCCGGTGCCATTTATCAAAATCCCGCTCGATCATGCGTTGCATTCGCCGGAAATAAAAATTCAAACGCGGCAAATCGGTCTGCCGGCCGGTTCCGATCATTTTCCGCTTATCGTTGATTTTTCGTTGTAA